One part of the Patescibacteria group bacterium genome encodes these proteins:
- a CDS encoding nucleotide exchange factor GrpE, which yields MTDAPAQPKLEETELEKMQKQNQEYLDGWKRAKADYLNLKRDSEKEKMEIVQFANAGLLIELFPIYDNLKTALKHIPEGQQKEAWAQGFQHILRQFKDFLGTLKVEEIATEGKMFDPLLHEAVGKEKREGIPSGQILDEQQSGFTLQGKVIRHAKVTVCE from the coding sequence ATGACTGACGCACCTGCGCAGCCGAAGCTTGAAGAAACCGAACTGGAGAAAATGCAGAAGCAGAACCAAGAGTACTTGGATGGCTGGAAGCGCGCCAAGGCAGACTACCTGAACCTGAAGCGGGACAGTGAAAAGGAGAAAATGGAAATTGTGCAGTTTGCCAACGCGGGTTTGCTCATTGAGCTCTTTCCCATCTACGACAACCTGAAAACTGCCCTGAAGCACATCCCCGAAGGCCAGCAGAAGGAAGCCTGGGCCCAAGGGTTCCAGCATATCCTCCGGCAGTTCAAAGATTTTCTGGGCACGCTGAAGGTGGAAGAGATTGCTACGGAAGGGAAAATGTTCGACCCGCTGCTGCACGAAGCCGTAGGCAAGGAGAAGCGTGAAGGCATTCCCAGCGGGCAAATCTTGGACGAGCAGCAATCCGGCTTCACCCTGCAGGGGAAAGTGATCAGACATGCGAAGGTGACTGTCTGTGAGTAA
- a CDS encoding Hsp20/alpha crystallin family protein, translating to MPIVKWTPAGNIFDDMDSMFNDAWLPVMRQNFAPAADVYEDKDNVVVEMPLANIDPQKVDITVENNVLTVSGKSEHKSEVDEKSYYRKEIRTGSFSRAIALPKSVRGDKAEASYDKGVLKIVVPKAEEAKPKTIKIQVK from the coding sequence ATGCCAATAGTCAAATGGACACCAGCAGGAAACATCTTCGATGACATGGACAGTATGTTCAACGATGCCTGGCTCCCCGTAATGCGCCAAAACTTTGCGCCAGCCGCAGACGTGTACGAGGACAAGGACAACGTGGTGGTGGAAATGCCCCTAGCGAACATTGATCCGCAGAAAGTGGACATCACCGTGGAGAACAACGTGCTTACCGTCTCCGGGAAGTCTGAGCACAAGTCCGAAGTGGATGAGAAGAGCTACTACCGTAAGGAAATCCGCACTGGTTCCTTCAGCCGCGCCATTGCCCTGCCCAAGAGCGTGCGTGGTGACAAAGCCGAAGCGAGCTATGATAAGGGTGTCCTGAAAATCGTCGTTCCCAAGGCGGAGGAAGCCAAACCGAAAACAATTAAGATCCAAGTGAAATAA
- the dnaK gene encoding molecular chaperone DnaK, with the protein MSKILGIDLGTTNSCMAIIEGGEPKVLENKEGNRTTPSVVAVSKTGERLVGQVAKRQAVVNPENTLYSIKRLIGRHWNDEEVQRDQKVLPFKLKQSGDGVKVILQGKEYAPQEISAMVLQKMKEDAETKLGEKITEAVITVPAYFDDSQRQATKDAGEIAGLKVKRIINEPTAAALAYGFNKKKDEKIAVYDLGGGTFDISILEVSNDTVEVKATNGDTHLGGDDFDQIIIHWIIDEFKKDQGIDLGQDQMALQRLKESAEKAKHELSTTAETEINQPFITTDASGPKHLALKLTRAKLEQLVGDLVEKTLEPTKKALADAGLKASDINEVIMVGGMTRMPLVQSTVEKFFGKKPHLGVNPDEVVAIGAAVQAGVLQGEVRDVLLLDVTPLTLGLETLGGVSTPLIDRNTTIPTSKSQVFSTAADNQTSVEIHVLQGERPMANDNKSLGRFILSGIPPSPRGVPQVEVTFDIDANGILNVKAKDKASNKEQSITITASSGLSKDEVEKMKQEAQVHAEEDKKKRELIDMRNMADSLVFTAEKSLKDAGDKVPADVKKEIEEKMEAVKKVKDGDDKDAIKKATDDLGQTIQKIGQAMYKGSEQASKQAGESAGGEKSGEAPKDDKGPVDAKYEEVKK; encoded by the coding sequence ATGTCCAAGATCCTCGGTATCGACCTCGGTACAACCAACTCCTGCATGGCCATCATTGAAGGTGGTGAGCCAAAAGTTTTGGAGAACAAAGAAGGGAACCGCACCACGCCTTCTGTCGTTGCAGTATCCAAAACCGGCGAACGTCTGGTTGGCCAAGTGGCCAAGCGCCAGGCCGTTGTCAACCCAGAAAACACTCTCTATTCCATTAAGCGGCTCATTGGTCGGCACTGGAATGATGAAGAAGTCCAGCGCGACCAGAAAGTTCTGCCCTTCAAACTCAAGCAATCTGGCGATGGCGTGAAAGTGATTTTGCAAGGCAAAGAGTATGCTCCGCAGGAAATTTCAGCCATGGTTTTGCAGAAAATGAAGGAAGACGCGGAAACCAAGCTGGGTGAGAAAATCACCGAAGCAGTGATTACCGTCCCGGCCTACTTTGACGACAGTCAGCGCCAAGCCACCAAAGACGCGGGTGAAATTGCCGGCCTCAAAGTCAAGCGCATTATCAACGAGCCAACCGCAGCCGCGCTCGCCTATGGTTTCAACAAGAAGAAGGACGAGAAAATTGCAGTGTACGACCTAGGCGGCGGCACATTCGACATTTCCATTCTGGAAGTCAGCAATGACACCGTGGAAGTGAAAGCCACCAACGGGGACACCCACCTGGGCGGCGACGACTTTGACCAAATCATTATCCACTGGATAATTGACGAGTTTAAGAAAGACCAGGGGATTGACCTTGGCCAAGATCAGATGGCTTTGCAGCGCTTGAAGGAATCTGCGGAAAAAGCCAAGCACGAGCTTTCCACCACCGCGGAAACGGAAATCAACCAACCTTTCATTACCACGGACGCATCCGGCCCCAAGCACTTGGCCCTCAAACTCACCCGCGCCAAACTGGAGCAGCTGGTGGGCGATCTCGTTGAGAAAACCTTGGAACCAACCAAGAAAGCTTTGGCTGATGCCGGCCTGAAAGCCAGCGACATCAATGAAGTCATCATGGTCGGTGGTATGACCCGCATGCCTCTGGTGCAATCCACCGTGGAAAAATTCTTTGGCAAAAAGCCGCACCTGGGTGTGAACCCAGACGAAGTGGTAGCCATCGGCGCCGCAGTTCAAGCCGGTGTGCTGCAAGGTGAAGTCCGCGACGTGCTGTTGCTGGATGTCACCCCGCTCACCCTGGGCTTAGAAACCCTGGGCGGTGTGTCCACACCTTTGATTGACCGCAACACCACCATTCCAACCAGCAAATCCCAAGTGTTCTCCACAGCCGCGGACAACCAGACCAGCGTGGAAATTCACGTGCTGCAAGGGGAGCGACCCATGGCCAATGACAACAAGTCCCTGGGCCGGTTCATCCTCAGCGGCATTCCGCCGTCACCCCGCGGCGTGCCCCAGGTGGAAGTCACCTTTGACATTGACGCCAACGGCATCCTGAACGTGAAAGCCAAGGACAAGGCTAGCAACAAGGAGCAGAGCATTACCATCACCGCGTCGTCCGGCTTGTCCAAGGACGAGGTGGAGAAGATGAAGCAGGAAGCGCAGGTTCACGCCGAAGAGGACAAGAAGAAGCGCGAGCTCATTGACATGCGTAACATGGCCGACAGCCTGGTCTTCACCGCGGAGAAGAGTCTCAAAGACGCGGGCGACAAAGTCCCAGCCGACGTGAAGAAGGAAATTGAGGAAAAAATGGAAGCCGTGAAAAAGGTGAAGGATGGGGATGATAAGGATGCCATCAAGAAAGCCACGGATGACCTGGGGCAGACGATACAGAAGATTGGTCAGGCGATGTATAAAGGTAGCGAGCAGGCGAGTAAGCAAGCTGGCGAGTCAGCAGGAGGGGAGAAGTCTGGCGAAGCACCCAAGGATGATAAAGGTCCGGTGGATGCGAAGTACGAGGAGGTGAAGAAGTAA
- a CDS encoding pyridoxamine 5'-phosphate oxidase family protein, whose translation MHKDLSKLSRDIIESNQYMVVGTVDAAGKPWVSPVVYAYDKEWNFYFVSIPSSRHGKNIGKQGKVAVAIYDSRQRSGEGVGVQLDAVAEMLPLSESVSAARVYFTRKYPYGKIRQVFLIAFKRLIERKLYRFYKVTPKKVYLNDPNADTDVRVEVKL comes from the coding sequence ATGCATAAAGACTTAAGTAAGCTTTCACGGGATATTATTGAGAGCAACCAGTATATGGTGGTTGGGACTGTTGATGCAGCCGGAAAGCCTTGGGTGTCCCCGGTGGTGTATGCATACGATAAGGAGTGGAATTTTTACTTTGTGAGTATTCCATCTTCGCGGCACGGAAAGAATATTGGCAAACAGGGGAAAGTAGCCGTTGCCATTTATGATTCACGTCAGCGTTCAGGAGAAGGGGTTGGTGTCCAACTTGATGCCGTTGCAGAGATGTTGCCACTCTCGGAGAGTGTGTCTGCAGCTAGAGTGTACTTCACCCGAAAATATCCGTACGGGAAAATTCGGCAGGTTTTCTTAATAGCGTTTAAACGGCTCATAGAACGGAAGTTGTATCGATTTTACAAAGTCACACCAAAGAAGGTGTACTTGAATGACCCAAACGCAGACACTGATGTCCGTGTGGAAGTGAAGTTATAA
- a CDS encoding NUDIX domain-containing protein has product MKTILTLRQKDVYPRSKVKKITYHTRTAARAILFDSQNRIALEYVSLRNYYKLPGGGVEKGESILLGLRRECMEEAGCAIKPGKAIGKIVEYRDLYKIHQVSYCYFAKVVGKKGKTAFTGSEKTNKFKLLWVPLGKAIALSRKAKPSTYESGFIIKRDLQFLETAKSLL; this is encoded by the coding sequence ATGAAAACTATCCTTACTCTTCGGCAGAAAGACGTTTACCCACGTTCTAAGGTAAAGAAGATAACGTACCATACTCGTACAGCTGCCCGCGCTATACTTTTTGATAGTCAAAACCGTATTGCCCTGGAATACGTGAGTTTACGGAACTACTACAAGTTGCCTGGCGGTGGGGTGGAAAAGGGTGAAAGTATTTTGCTTGGCCTACGTCGTGAATGTATGGAGGAAGCGGGGTGTGCCATCAAACCCGGGAAAGCCATTGGGAAAATTGTGGAGTATCGTGACCTATACAAGATTCACCAAGTTTCGTACTGCTACTTTGCAAAGGTGGTTGGGAAGAAAGGGAAGACCGCGTTCACCGGGAGTGAGAAGACAAACAAGTTTAAATTGTTATGGGTGCCGCTGGGAAAGGCAATTGCTCTCTCACGCAAAGCCAAACCCTCGACGTACGAAAGTGGGTTTATCATCAAACGAGATTTGCAGTTCTTAGAAACGGCGAAGAGTTTGTTGTAA
- a CDS encoding NUDIX domain-containing protein → MPYDDIAKVLDIQFSGSPEIVAKFRERLEEGKWTRDENPQSHFCAYFLPYNPETKEVFIVHHKKSGLWIAPGGHIDEGETLFQTLNREIEEELGVKQFFSSSQMPFLLTITPIEMQTHPCKMHYDIWYLVQTNGKNFQIDPKEFLATKWLSIEAARKYVTDPPNLKALEMIEQS, encoded by the coding sequence ATGCCATACGATGATATAGCAAAGGTGCTGGATATACAGTTCAGTGGGAGCCCTGAGATAGTAGCCAAATTCAGGGAGCGCTTAGAAGAAGGGAAATGGACCCGTGACGAGAATCCGCAGTCGCATTTTTGCGCCTACTTTTTGCCATACAATCCAGAGACTAAAGAGGTGTTCATTGTGCACCACAAAAAGTCAGGACTGTGGATTGCCCCAGGTGGCCACATTGATGAGGGCGAAACACTCTTCCAGACGCTCAACCGTGAGATTGAAGAAGAGCTTGGCGTCAAGCAGTTTTTTTCTTCCAGCCAAATGCCTTTCCTGCTGACCATTACGCCAATTGAGATGCAGACCCATCCGTGCAAAATGCATTATGATATTTGGTATCTTGTGCAGACAAATGGTAAAAATTTTCAGATTGACCCCAAGGAATTTTTGGCTACCAAGTGGTTGAGCATAGAAGCTGCCAGAAAGTACGTCACCGATCCGCCAAATCTCAAAGCTCTAGAAATGATTGAGCAATCCTAA
- a CDS encoding Fic family protein: MTIQQKLQTIQALTGKTQETLAKVLGVSFPAFNAWSTGKAQPRPSALARINALYVHVGGRMTPQASGLEAKKLTIQHLSRKHPNVLKKILARKDLHDSFMLALTFHTNRIEGSTVTEDETAAILFDHQVLRNRTLVEQQEVKNHQAALDYLLHHLQSGKRIDEVLILRLHGILLNAIQTDAGSYRQHAVRIVGANVPTANYLKVPVLMKSLASGLEKKVADSISATADVHARFEQVHPFADGNGRIGRLLITAMLLRANIAPAIIEQRQRRTYMRSLNVAQTTSDSIPLQEFLSDAVLKGYALLV; encoded by the coding sequence ATGACCATTCAGCAGAAATTACAGACCATTCAGGCCCTTACCGGCAAAACGCAGGAAACACTTGCCAAGGTGCTGGGCGTAAGCTTTCCGGCATTCAACGCCTGGTCTACCGGCAAGGCGCAGCCACGACCAAGTGCGCTCGCTCGCATTAACGCGCTGTACGTACACGTTGGCGGTAGAATGACGCCTCAGGCTTCTGGCCTGGAGGCGAAGAAGCTGACTATCCAACACCTTTCCCGCAAGCACCCAAACGTGCTGAAGAAGATTTTGGCACGCAAAGACTTGCACGATTCATTCATGTTGGCATTAACATTTCATACAAACCGTATTGAAGGTAGCACGGTGACCGAAGATGAAACTGCAGCAATTTTGTTTGACCACCAGGTCTTACGGAATCGCACTTTGGTGGAGCAGCAGGAGGTAAAAAATCACCAAGCCGCCTTAGACTATCTGCTGCACCATTTGCAGAGTGGGAAGCGTATTGATGAAGTTCTCATTTTGCGTTTGCATGGTATTTTGCTCAATGCCATTCAGACTGATGCGGGGTCATATCGTCAACATGCAGTCCGGATTGTTGGCGCAAACGTGCCTACGGCGAATTATTTGAAAGTGCCGGTGCTTATGAAGTCTTTGGCTTCTGGGTTAGAAAAGAAAGTGGCAGATAGTATTTCTGCCACTGCTGACGTCCACGCGCGCTTTGAACAGGTCCATCCTTTTGCCGATGGTAATGGACGCATTGGGCGTTTGCTGATTACTGCAATGCTGTTGCGGGCGAACATTGCTCCCGCAATCATTGAGCAGCGTCAACGTCGCACCTACATGCGTAGTCTAAATGTTGCCCAAACGACATCGGATAGCATCCCATTGCAGGAGTTTCTCAGTGATGCGGTATTGAAAGGGTACGCGCTACTTGTGTAG
- a CDS encoding GIY-YIG nuclease family protein: MTNENVQERYYYVYIMTNERNTTLYTGVTNDLPRRVMEHKEKTFPKSFSAKYNLTKLVYYEAGEDISGAIEREKQIKSWSRKKKEEVITSVNPTWKDLTAELLEG; the protein is encoded by the coding sequence ATGACAAATGAAAACGTGCAAGAACGGTATTACTATGTCTACATCATGACCAACGAGCGCAACACGACGCTCTACACTGGCGTGACCAATGATTTGCCCCGGCGGGTCATGGAGCATAAGGAGAAGACATTTCCCAAAAGCTTCAGTGCCAAGTACAACCTGACCAAGCTGGTGTACTACGAAGCTGGTGAAGATATCAGCGGCGCCATTGAACGGGAGAAGCAAATAAAATCCTGGTCGCGAAAGAAGAAGGAGGAAGTCATCACCAGCGTCAATCCCACGTGGAAGGATTTGACTGCAGAGCTACTTGAGGGATAA
- a CDS encoding trypco2 family protein, which yields MQLKDFITYTLTSIAQGVDEANKYTGQQFQIVRTGKESYVDFDVAVTSTKEKKGKAGIVVWVVGAGGERNRKTQQVSRIKFKVNYRGKKL from the coding sequence ATGCAACTCAAAGATTTTATTACCTACACGCTCACCAGCATTGCCCAAGGCGTGGATGAGGCAAATAAGTACACGGGTCAGCAGTTCCAAATTGTGCGGACGGGCAAAGAATCCTACGTGGATTTTGACGTGGCCGTCACCTCCACCAAAGAGAAGAAGGGGAAAGCGGGGATTGTGGTGTGGGTGGTGGGTGCCGGCGGTGAACGAAACCGCAAGACCCAACAGGTGAGTAGGATTAAGTTCAAGGTGAATTATCGGGGGAAGAAGCTGTAA
- a CDS encoding DUF3467 domain-containing protein, with protein MNQAQQLQIKIDDITMKGVYANMMSIAHTKEEFVLDFLHIAAAQQQGIAVARVVVSPGHAKRILSAIKENLEKYEAAFGKIEAAKEPTSGGVGFQA; from the coding sequence ATGAACCAAGCCCAACAATTGCAAATAAAAATTGATGACATCACCATGAAAGGTGTGTACGCCAACATGATGAGCATTGCCCACACCAAGGAAGAATTTGTTTTGGATTTCCTGCACATTGCGGCAGCGCAGCAGCAGGGCATTGCCGTGGCGCGGGTGGTTGTTTCCCCTGGGCACGCCAAGCGCATTTTGAGCGCCATCAAGGAAAACCTGGAAAAGTACGAAGCGGCTTTTGGGAAAATTGAAGCCGCCAAGGAGCCAACCTCTGGTGGGGTTGGGTTCCAGGCGTAA
- the dnaJ gene encoding molecular chaperone DnaJ — MEKDYYSILGISRSASADEVKKAFRKKAHEFHPDKSHGDEAKFKEVNEAYQVLSNQEKRQQYDQYGQTFDDARRQGGGPGAGAGFGGFGGFGQGGFQGNVDMGDLGDMFGDLFGFGGGRSRRSTRQRGGADIQADIQLTFREASFGVEKQFELLKEVVCDHCKGNGAEPGAKVETCSTCKGQGQVQRVVNSMFGQMAQTVVCPTCEGQGSVPTQKCRTCGGDGRVRRETMIKVSVPAGIDDGERIRLTGQGEAGERGAAAGDLYLRIRVTPDARYERDGANVVSTAHITFSQAALGAKVDVETLDGAVVMKIPSGTQSGKVFRLKDKGIPHLRKRGRGDHLVTVVVDVPTKLSGKRKALLKQLAEIEGSEVEEG, encoded by the coding sequence ATGGAAAAAGACTACTACTCCATTCTTGGGATTTCTCGCTCCGCGAGTGCGGATGAGGTGAAGAAAGCCTTTCGGAAGAAAGCGCACGAATTTCACCCTGACAAATCCCACGGTGACGAGGCAAAGTTTAAGGAAGTGAATGAGGCGTACCAGGTTTTGTCGAACCAGGAAAAGCGCCAGCAGTATGACCAGTACGGCCAAACCTTTGACGATGCTCGCCGGCAGGGTGGTGGCCCTGGTGCGGGTGCTGGGTTTGGCGGTTTTGGTGGATTTGGCCAGGGCGGGTTCCAAGGCAACGTGGATATGGGCGACCTGGGAGATATGTTTGGTGACCTATTTGGCTTTGGGGGTGGGCGGAGTCGTCGCAGCACCCGGCAACGTGGTGGTGCAGATATCCAGGCAGACATCCAGCTCACTTTCCGGGAGGCATCGTTTGGCGTGGAAAAGCAATTTGAACTATTGAAAGAAGTTGTGTGCGATCACTGCAAAGGTAACGGGGCAGAACCTGGTGCCAAGGTAGAAACGTGCAGTACGTGCAAGGGTCAAGGTCAGGTGCAGCGCGTGGTGAATTCCATGTTCGGCCAAATGGCGCAGACTGTCGTTTGTCCAACTTGCGAAGGGCAAGGGAGTGTCCCAACCCAGAAGTGTCGGACGTGTGGGGGTGATGGCCGAGTCCGTCGTGAAACCATGATCAAAGTTTCGGTCCCGGCTGGGATTGATGACGGTGAGCGCATACGCCTCACTGGTCAAGGGGAGGCAGGTGAACGTGGGGCAGCGGCAGGGGATTTGTACCTCCGTATTCGGGTAACACCGGATGCACGGTACGAACGGGATGGGGCAAACGTGGTTTCCACCGCCCACATTACTTTTTCCCAGGCAGCACTTGGAGCGAAAGTCGACGTCGAAACTTTGGATGGCGCAGTGGTCATGAAAATTCCCTCAGGAACCCAGAGCGGCAAAGTGTTCCGCTTGAAAGACAAAGGCATTCCGCATCTGCGCAAACGCGGCCGGGGGGATCACCTGGTCACCGTTGTCGTTGACGTGCCCACGAAGTTATCCGGTAAACGCAAAGCACTACTGAAACAACTTGCAGAAATTGAGGGGAGTGAGGTAGAGGAGGGGTAG
- a CDS encoding helix-turn-helix domain-containing protein, producing MIKIKDGIVYLSVQEIAKRLGVTTRTVARWKKLGYVEVFCGNPTKPHAPETAVKYPLPFQRVFPADCHKYLAIDDANRLFLLHGIHPLVFAAPKVYELQELLKELAKGKQKSE from the coding sequence TTGATAAAGATTAAAGACGGCATTGTGTACCTGAGTGTGCAGGAAATCGCAAAACGCCTGGGCGTGACCACACGGACAGTTGCACGGTGGAAAAAACTCGGCTATGTCGAAGTGTTTTGCGGGAATCCTACCAAACCTCATGCACCAGAGACCGCCGTGAAGTATCCCTTACCATTTCAGCGTGTCTTCCCGGCTGATTGCCACAAGTACCTTGCCATTGATGACGCGAATCGGTTGTTCCTATTGCATGGCATTCACCCACTGGTTTTTGCAGCCCCGAAGGTGTATGAACTGCAGGAGTTGCTCAAAGAGCTGGCGAAGGGCAAGCAGAAGTCTGAATAG
- a CDS encoding NUDIX domain-containing protein encodes MQFEMQWGMPIVRSYQLDEYLLHSGIRPWKHLAPPVDFDRYRQGQLSEEQIHELEFSPKTEVLTLEKPNGATFRGFRTVAENCSTVFCILPGDVLPIIVEWRHGAEVISLVPPTGVVSAVDHGDMAACAKREFEEETGIILANLHPLSTDGIPLSTRGNTQRYFPFLGYAEEPIVIEHIKLDENEYLKVMLIPLADWLKLISAGRVPEEISIGITFLALQRIGRLKLA; translated from the coding sequence ATGCAATTTGAAATGCAGTGGGGAATGCCTATTGTCCGTTCGTATCAACTTGACGAATACCTTCTTCACTCAGGAATTCGTCCCTGGAAGCATCTAGCCCCGCCAGTTGATTTTGACCGCTACCGCCAAGGCCAATTGAGTGAGGAGCAAATCCACGAACTTGAGTTTTCACCCAAAACGGAAGTGCTGACCTTAGAAAAACCTAATGGGGCTACATTCCGGGGTTTCCGTACCGTTGCAGAAAACTGTTCAACAGTTTTCTGCATTCTGCCAGGCGATGTATTGCCAATCATTGTTGAGTGGAGGCATGGGGCTGAGGTTATATCTTTAGTCCCGCCTACTGGTGTCGTTTCTGCCGTTGACCATGGCGACATGGCAGCTTGCGCAAAAAGGGAATTCGAAGAGGAAACAGGAATCATCCTAGCAAACCTCCACCCACTCTCCACCGATGGGATTCCATTAAGCACCAGAGGAAACACCCAGCGCTACTTTCCGTTCCTGGGGTATGCCGAAGAGCCAATTGTTATTGAACACATCAAGCTCGATGAAAATGAATATTTGAAAGTCATGTTGATCCCCTTAGCTGATTGGCTGAAACTCATCAGCGCAGGACGTGTTCCAGAAGAAATATCCATTGGGATTACCTTCCTGGCGTTGCAGCGGATTGGCCGCCTAAAACTTGCTTAG
- the cysS gene encoding cysteine--tRNA ligase, translated as MPLKLFNTLTRKVEEFKPINPPHVGFYACGPTVYGRAHLGNLRTYLFVDVLHRTLENSGFDVDFVMNITDVGHLTSDADEGEDKMEKGAARDHVSVWDVAKKYTELFKEDMQELHIWEPDQWLRATDNIPEQIALIERLEAEGYTYKTSDGVYFDTSKFSKYGALAKLNLKGQKAGARVAENQEKRNPTDFALWKFSPRDSQRQMEWESPWGIGFPGWHLECSAMSMKALGSSFDLHAGGVDHIPVHHTNEIAQSEAATGKPFVRTWVHGEFLLIDDGKMSKSLDNTYTLENLEEKKLSPLAFRLYCLGAHYRSKLNFTWEALAKTQKVLEDLHQRIAALDGAPNIGIRKYEEKFFAAMQNDLNTPQALAVLWELLKSNEPAAAKRASVVKMDEILGLGLATIEPLVLVIPAAIQKLVAEREAARKAKDWAKSDELRKQIEQAGFSLKDTADGQVLGKG; from the coding sequence ATGCCCCTCAAACTCTTCAATACCCTCACCCGGAAGGTGGAGGAATTCAAACCCATCAACCCACCCCACGTGGGATTCTACGCCTGCGGACCAACAGTATACGGCCGGGCCCACCTGGGGAATTTACGCACGTACCTATTTGTGGATGTGCTCCATCGCACACTAGAAAATAGTGGATTTGATGTTGACTTCGTCATGAATATCACAGACGTTGGTCATCTTACGTCAGACGCAGACGAGGGTGAGGATAAGATGGAAAAAGGCGCGGCGCGAGACCATGTGAGTGTGTGGGACGTTGCGAAAAAGTACACAGAGCTTTTTAAAGAAGATATGCAAGAGCTGCACATTTGGGAGCCAGACCAATGGCTACGGGCCACGGATAATATCCCAGAGCAAATTGCACTCATTGAGCGGCTGGAGGCTGAAGGGTACACGTACAAGACCTCAGATGGGGTGTACTTTGATACGAGTAAGTTCTCAAAGTACGGTGCCCTGGCCAAGCTGAATCTCAAAGGGCAGAAAGCCGGAGCTCGGGTGGCGGAGAATCAGGAGAAGCGAAACCCAACAGACTTTGCCTTGTGGAAGTTTTCACCTCGGGATAGCCAGCGCCAAATGGAGTGGGAGAGCCCGTGGGGGATTGGTTTCCCAGGTTGGCACCTGGAGTGCAGCGCCATGAGCATGAAAGCCCTTGGTTCCAGTTTTGATTTGCACGCTGGTGGAGTGGATCACATTCCCGTGCACCACACCAATGAGATTGCCCAGAGTGAAGCAGCAACGGGGAAGCCATTTGTGCGCACCTGGGTGCACGGAGAATTTTTGCTCATTGATGATGGGAAGATGTCAAAATCTTTAGACAATACGTACACGCTGGAAAATTTGGAAGAGAAGAAATTGAGCCCACTGGCGTTCCGCTTGTATTGCCTTGGCGCGCACTACCGCAGTAAATTGAATTTTACGTGGGAGGCTTTAGCGAAGACCCAAAAGGTGTTGGAAGATTTGCATCAACGCATTGCTGCACTGGATGGCGCGCCCAATATCGGCATTCGGAAGTATGAGGAAAAGTTTTTTGCGGCTATGCAGAACGATCTGAACACGCCCCAAGCTCTGGCAGTACTGTGGGAACTCCTCAAGAGTAATGAACCTGCAGCAGCCAAACGTGCTTCTGTGGTCAAGATGGATGAAATATTGGGACTGGGTTTGGCAACCATTGAACCACTGGTTCTGGTTATTCCTGCGGCTATTCAAAAGCTGGTTGCTGAGCGGGAGGCTGCACGCAAGGCAAAGGACTGGGCAAAGAGTGACGAACTGCGGAAGCAAATTGAGCAAGCCGGTTTTTCACTCAAGGACACCGCGGACGGCCAGGTGCTGGGCAAGGGGTAA